Proteins encoded together in one Bactrocera neohumeralis isolate Rockhampton chromosome 4, APGP_CSIRO_Bneo_wtdbg2-racon-allhic-juicebox.fasta_v2, whole genome shotgun sequence window:
- the LOC126756098 gene encoding PRADC1-like protein, producing the protein MCSLTCLNPIAIALNLLLLVIAPLSGVHHPTIHDIITTQDIIAGDVFFEITEPAVLEYTYRLRPAKDFGVSFVSQRFTGIGLVLTQPSDACSKIRNYRELRGNVALIKRGDCSFLTKTINAEIAGAKAAIMTEFDDDSAEFEYYIEMVHDNTSREAHIPAGFLLGKNGVIIRSTLMSLRRPHAIINIPVNLTFVPPAQINHPPWLGW; encoded by the exons ATGTGCTCGTTGACATGTTTAAATCCCATCGCAATTGCACTCAATTTGCTGTTGCTTGTAATAGCGCCCTTATCAG gaGTACATCATCCAACCATTCACGATATTATAACCACCCAAGATATTATAGCTGGTGATGTTTTCTTTGAGATAACAGAACCTGCTGTGTTGGAGTACACGTATCGGTTGCGACCGGCGAAAGATTTTGGTGTATCATTTGTTTCACAGCGTTTTACAGGAATCGGATTAGTTTTAACGCAACCATCAGATGCATGCTCAAAAATTCGAAACTATCGCGAACTTCGTGGCAACGTAGCATTGATTAAAAGAGG TGATTGTTCGTTCTTAACAAAAACTATCAATGCCGAAATTGCGGGCGCCAAAGCAGCTATAATGACAGAATTTGATGACGATTCAGCTGAGTTTGAGTATTACATAGAAATGGTACATGACAACACAAGTAGAGAAGCGCATATACCAGCCGGATTTTTGCTGGGCAAAAATGGTGTTATAATTCGATCGACGTTAATGAGTCTACGACGGCCACATGCCATTATAAATATACCAGTGAATTTAACATTTGTGCCACCTGCTCAAATAAATCATCCGCCCTGGTTGGGTTGGTAA